One part of the Arachidicoccus terrestris genome encodes these proteins:
- a CDS encoding glycoside hydrolase family 88/105 protein: MKRITSFSTCIALICFAFSGVHAQKNKNFLKTFPKGDSPQEIGKRIADHFVGTVNKFIGEDQRPHYIHYPVTCAWSGALEFAKLTEDKKLQQELKDAYQPLEGNRKSMVPVPDHVDFAVFGIVPFALYRQTRDKHYLNLGVSYADKQWGKPFGKRAKASSYYYYNNGLSWETRMWIDDMYMITALQTQAYVTTGKKIYLNRASKEMVHYLDSLQQPNGLFYHAPDVPFFWGRGNGWMAVGMTEVLRLLPKNHPDRASILEGYHKMMASLLKYQDDSGMWHQLIDDPNAWEETSSTGMFTYAFITGVKEGWLDNATYGPAARKAWLALIGFINENNDITNVCEGTNKKNDHQYYLDRKRNTGDLHGQAPLLWCANALIRKK, translated from the coding sequence ATGAAAAGAATCACCAGTTTTAGCACATGTATTGCTTTGATATGCTTCGCATTTTCAGGAGTCCACGCACAAAAAAATAAGAATTTTCTGAAAACGTTCCCTAAAGGAGATTCCCCGCAGGAAATTGGCAAACGTATCGCAGATCATTTCGTTGGCACTGTCAATAAATTTATCGGCGAGGACCAACGCCCGCATTATATCCATTACCCTGTTACCTGCGCCTGGTCGGGTGCCTTGGAATTTGCTAAGCTGACGGAAGATAAAAAACTTCAGCAAGAACTTAAAGATGCCTATCAGCCACTGGAAGGGAATAGAAAAAGTATGGTGCCTGTACCCGACCATGTTGATTTTGCTGTCTTCGGTATTGTGCCTTTTGCACTCTATCGCCAGACCAGGGACAAACATTATCTGAACCTGGGCGTTTCCTATGCAGACAAACAATGGGGAAAACCCTTTGGCAAAAGAGCCAAAGCCAGTTCCTATTACTATTATAATAACGGGCTATCCTGGGAAACCCGTATGTGGATTGACGATATGTATATGATCACCGCCTTGCAAACCCAGGCCTATGTCACCACCGGCAAAAAAATATACCTGAACAGAGCCAGCAAGGAAATGGTGCATTATCTGGACTCATTGCAACAGCCCAATGGTCTGTTTTATCATGCGCCGGATGTTCCTTTCTTCTGGGGCCGGGGTAACGGTTGGATGGCAGTTGGTATGACGGAGGTGCTCAGGCTGCTACCCAAAAACCATCCGGATAGAGCCAGTATCCTTGAAGGGTATCACAAGATGATGGCCTCATTATTAAAATATCAGGACGACAGCGGCATGTGGCATCAATTAATCGATGACCCGAATGCATGGGAAGAAACCTCTTCTACCGGAATGTTTACTTATGCTTTTATTACAGGCGTAAAAGAAGGTTGGCTCGACAATGCCACTTACGGGCCCGCAGCCAGAAAAGCATGGCTGGCGCTCATAGGTTTTATCAATGAAAACAATGATATTACCAACGTGTGTGAAGGCACGAATAAGAAAAACGACCATCAGTATTACTTAGACAGAAAACGTAATACCGGTGATCTCCACGGACAGGCACCGCTGCTTTGGTGTGCTAATGCGCTGATCAGAAAAAAATGA